Proteins encoded by one window of Serratia nevei:
- a CDS encoding LysR family transcriptional regulator, producing MNDARYVEHLPIFLDVARLGSFSAAARRLGMVPSSLVRHIDALESALGAALFVRSTRGLLLTDAGELLLTRATALMTDITGLRAELSALNETPQGTLRISCLPTFGKTYVLPLLPTLAERYPQLSVDLDLTERLTDPTQERLDAAIRIGEQKDSALYASRIATQRWVMCASPAYVARYGLPADLEALPQHRLIARYHKQQPACWAQILDAALMSRCTMALRCDDFTAQRQAALLGLGIAFLPNWVVGPDVQHGQLVQMLEDPRHEQQGIYLLRPMAKVSARLAAFTALLQQTIGQPPSWG from the coding sequence ATGAATGACGCCCGCTATGTAGAACATCTGCCAATTTTTCTCGACGTGGCCCGCCTGGGCAGCTTTTCCGCCGCCGCGCGCCGGCTGGGCATGGTGCCCTCCTCGCTGGTGCGCCACATCGATGCCCTGGAAAGCGCGCTCGGCGCCGCGCTGTTCGTGCGCTCCACCCGCGGCCTGCTGCTGACCGACGCCGGCGAGCTGCTGCTGACGCGCGCCACCGCGCTGATGACGGACATTACCGGCCTTCGCGCCGAGCTGAGCGCGCTGAACGAAACGCCGCAGGGCACGCTGCGCATCAGCTGCCTGCCGACCTTCGGCAAAACCTATGTGCTGCCGCTGCTGCCGACGCTGGCGGAACGCTACCCGCAGCTGTCGGTCGACCTCGATCTGACCGAACGTCTGACCGATCCGACGCAGGAACGGCTCGACGCCGCCATCCGCATCGGCGAACAGAAGGACAGCGCGCTGTATGCCAGCCGCATCGCCACCCAACGCTGGGTGATGTGCGCCAGCCCCGCCTACGTCGCCCGCTATGGCCTGCCGGCCGATCTGGAGGCGCTGCCGCAGCATCGGCTGATCGCCCGCTACCACAAGCAGCAGCCGGCCTGCTGGGCGCAGATCCTCGACGCGGCGCTGATGAGCCGCTGCACCATGGCGCTGCGCTGCGACGACTTCACCGCGCAGCGCCAGGCCGCGCTGCTCGGGCTCGGCATCGCCTTTCTGCCCAACTGGGTGGTGGGGCCGGACGTGCAGCACGGGCAGCTGGTGCAAATGCTGGAAGATCCGCGCCATGAGCAGCAAGGCATCTATCTGCTGCGCCCGATGGCGAAGGTGTCCGCCCGGCTGGCGGCCTTCACCGCCCTGCTGCAGCAAACCATCGGTCAACCGCCCAGCTGGGGGTAA
- the eutC gene encoding ethanolamine ammonia-lyase subunit EutC has protein sequence MSKPVHANSWDALRAFTDARIALGRTGASLPTDELLRFGLAHAQARDAVHQPFDSERLAADLHDAGWPTLAVHSQAADRAAYLRRPDLGRRLASDSRSLLLGSPSRRVDLLLIVADGLSSKAVHRQALPLLQALRPYLDSLGLTVAPVVLAHQARVALGDEIGECLQARAVAVLIGERPGLSSPDSLGVYLTWGPNARRTDAERNCISNVRPEGLDYPQAAFRLAWLLEQAFLRRLSGIELKDESDNPALHGRVTPLYPQLGG, from the coding sequence ATGAGCAAACCGGTTCACGCCAACAGCTGGGACGCGCTGCGCGCCTTTACCGATGCGCGCATCGCGCTGGGGCGCACCGGCGCCAGCCTGCCGACCGACGAGCTGCTGCGCTTCGGGCTGGCCCATGCCCAGGCGCGCGACGCGGTGCATCAACCTTTCGACAGCGAACGGCTGGCGGCGGATCTGCACGATGCCGGTTGGCCCACGCTGGCGGTGCACAGCCAGGCCGCCGATCGCGCCGCCTATCTGCGCCGACCGGATCTGGGGCGGCGGTTGGCGTCGGACAGCCGCAGCCTGTTGCTCGGTTCGCCATCGCGCCGCGTCGATCTGCTGCTGATAGTGGCGGACGGCCTCTCCTCCAAGGCGGTGCACCGCCAGGCGCTGCCGCTGCTGCAGGCGCTGCGGCCCTATCTCGATTCGCTGGGGCTGACCGTCGCGCCGGTGGTGCTGGCGCATCAGGCGCGGGTGGCGCTGGGGGATGAGATCGGCGAATGCCTGCAGGCCCGGGCGGTGGCGGTTCTGATCGGCGAACGGCCGGGGCTGTCGTCGCCGGACAGCCTGGGCGTCTATTTGACCTGGGGGCCGAACGCGCGCAGAACGGACGCCGAGCGCAACTGTATCTCCAACGTGCGGCCCGAGGGGTTGGATTATCCGCAGGCGGCGTTCCGCCTGGCCTGGCTGCTGGAGCAGGCGTTCCTGCGGCGGCTGAGCGGCATCGAGCTGAAGGACGAGAGCGACAACCCGGCTTTGCACGGCCGGGTGACGCCGCTTTACCCCCAGCTGGGCGGTTGA
- a CDS encoding ethanolamine ammonia-lyase subunit EutB, translated as MYQATVGQRGYRFGDLRQLMAKASPARSGDYLAEVAAQSAEERMAARIALADLPLKAFLQQALVPYEEDEVTRLIIDGHDAAAFEPISHLTVGDFRDWLLSEQADSAMLAQVAAGITPEMAAAVSKIMRNQDLILVAKKCRVVTRFRNTIGLPGHLSVRLQPNHPTDSLQGIAASMLDGLLYGSGDAVVGINPASDSLPLLEKLNYMLDDVIQRFAIPTQSCVLTHVTNTLRLIERGAPVDLVFQSIAGTEAANRGFGISLALLAEAQQAALSLRRGTLGDNVMYFETGQGSCLSANAHHGVDQQTCEARAYAVARHFSPLLINTVVGFIGPEYLYDGKQIIRAGLEDHFCGKLLGLPLGCDVCYTNHAEADQDDMDTLLTLLAAAGLTFLIGVPGADDIMLNYQSTSFHDALYIRELLGLKHAPEFAAWLAAMNITDERGRLRDAAANHPLLLALQGERT; from the coding sequence ATGTATCAGGCAACGGTGGGCCAACGCGGCTATCGCTTTGGCGATCTGCGTCAGCTGATGGCGAAGGCTTCGCCGGCGCGTTCCGGCGATTATCTGGCAGAGGTGGCGGCGCAAAGCGCCGAAGAGCGTATGGCGGCGCGCATTGCGCTGGCGGACTTGCCGCTCAAGGCGTTCCTGCAGCAGGCGCTGGTGCCGTACGAAGAGGACGAGGTGACGCGCCTGATTATCGACGGCCACGATGCCGCCGCCTTTGAGCCCATCTCGCACCTCACGGTCGGTGATTTTCGCGATTGGCTGCTGAGCGAGCAGGCGGACAGCGCCATGCTGGCGCAGGTGGCGGCCGGCATCACGCCGGAGATGGCGGCGGCGGTGAGCAAGATCATGCGCAATCAGGATCTGATCCTGGTGGCGAAGAAGTGCCGGGTGGTGACGCGCTTTCGCAATACGATCGGCCTGCCGGGCCACCTCAGCGTGCGGCTGCAGCCCAATCACCCGACCGACAGCCTGCAGGGCATCGCCGCCAGCATGCTGGACGGCCTGTTGTACGGCAGCGGCGACGCGGTGGTCGGCATCAATCCGGCCAGCGACAGCCTGCCGCTGCTGGAAAAGCTCAACTACATGCTGGACGACGTGATCCAGCGCTTCGCCATTCCCACCCAATCCTGCGTGCTGACCCACGTGACCAACACGCTGCGGCTGATAGAGCGCGGCGCGCCGGTGGATCTGGTGTTTCAGTCGATCGCCGGTACCGAAGCGGCCAATCGCGGCTTCGGCATCAGTTTGGCGCTGCTGGCGGAAGCGCAGCAGGCGGCGCTGAGCCTCAGGCGCGGCACGCTGGGCGACAACGTGATGTATTTCGAAACCGGGCAGGGCAGCTGCCTGTCGGCCAACGCCCATCACGGCGTCGATCAGCAAACTTGCGAGGCGCGCGCCTATGCGGTGGCGCGCCATTTCTCGCCGCTGCTGATCAACACCGTGGTAGGGTTTATCGGCCCCGAATACCTGTATGACGGCAAGCAAATTATCCGCGCCGGGCTGGAGGACCACTTCTGCGGCAAGCTGCTCGGCCTGCCGCTGGGCTGCGACGTCTGCTACACCAACCATGCCGAAGCCGATCAGGACGACATGGACACGCTGCTGACGCTGTTGGCCGCCGCCGGGTTAACGTTCCTGATCGGCGTGCCGGGCGCGGACGACATCATGCTCAACTACCAAAGCACATCGTTCCATGACGCGCTCTATATCCGCGAACTGCTGGGGCTGAAGCACGCGCCGGAGTTCGCCGCTTGGCTGGCGGCGATGAACATTACCGACGAACGCGGACGGCTGCGCGACGCCGCCGCCAATCATCCGCTGTTGCTGGCGCTGCAGGGAGAACGCACATGA
- a CDS encoding nucleotidyltransferase family protein yields the protein MDPQRQIIDWLQQDDARMAALRTVRRLGLNDWCLGAGFVRNLVWDRRHGYVDATPLNDIDVIHFDAQRADAERDRMLEARLHQWLPQPWSVKNQARMHLRGGRAPYRDSEEAISFWTEVETAIGARLNADDSITLVAPFGLAALFDDTITFNVKNGDRAAYAQRVLDKGWLQRWPHLRQVKI from the coding sequence ATGGATCCGCAACGGCAAATTATCGACTGGCTGCAACAAGATGACGCTCGCATGGCCGCCCTGCGCACCGTGCGCCGGCTCGGCCTGAATGACTGGTGCCTCGGCGCCGGCTTCGTACGCAATCTGGTGTGGGATCGGCGCCACGGCTACGTGGACGCCACGCCGCTCAACGATATCGACGTGATCCACTTCGATGCGCAGCGTGCGGACGCCGAGCGCGATCGCATGCTGGAGGCGCGGCTGCACCAATGGCTGCCGCAGCCGTGGTCGGTCAAGAATCAGGCGCGCATGCACCTGCGCGGCGGCCGGGCGCCTTACCGCGACAGCGAAGAGGCCATCAGCTTTTGGACCGAAGTGGAAACGGCGATCGGCGCGCGCCTGAACGCCGACGACAGCATCACGCTGGTGGCCCCCTTCGGGCTCGCGGCGCTGTTCGACGACACCATCACCTTCAACGTGAAAAACGGCGATCGCGCGGCCTATGCCCAGCGCGTGCTCGACAAAGGCTGGCTGCAGCGCTGGCCGCACCTGCGGCAGGTAAAGATTTAA
- a CDS encoding FlxA-like family protein: protein MSTTITMIVPIKNTVPGVSNVFSAPGHQGELLMAKPVNNQPEGGKAKKSEGASGNDEPENLNESRASARIKALNRQIQALQQKLVELKDSSADPKEIEKQKQLIEAQIKMLQAEIARIQKEEMEKQQQEQMEKAAAQSGDGVNRPTQLNAVDVYI, encoded by the coding sequence ATGTCGACCACCATCACCATGATCGTACCGATCAAAAATACCGTTCCCGGCGTCAGCAACGTCTTCAGCGCGCCGGGCCATCAGGGCGAATTGCTGATGGCCAAACCGGTCAACAACCAGCCGGAAGGCGGCAAGGCGAAGAAAAGCGAAGGCGCCAGCGGCAATGACGAACCGGAAAATCTCAACGAAAGCCGCGCCTCGGCACGCATCAAGGCGCTGAACCGGCAGATTCAGGCTCTGCAGCAAAAGCTGGTGGAGCTGAAGGACTCCAGCGCCGATCCCAAAGAGATCGAGAAGCAAAAGCAGCTGATTGAAGCACAGATCAAGATGTTGCAGGCCGAGATCGCGCGCATCCAGAAAGAAGAAATGGAAAAGCAGCAACAGGAGCAAATGGAAAAAGCCGCGGCGCAATCCGGCGACGGCGTAAACCGCCCGACGCAGCTCAACGCGGTGGACGTCTATATCTGA
- a CDS encoding LysR family transcriptional regulator, producing the protein MNYSLKQLRVFVAVARHGSFSRAGEAIGLTQSAVSHSVKELEAEVGVRLLDRTTREVVLTDAGLRLANRVERLLDELQAALLDARSFGVQRSGTVRVATSQTISAHLMPQCIAAGERQYPEIRIMLRDQAQQQVLHSVRNAEVDFGIVVDPVQAVDLECEAVLHEPFLLLCRDDHPFAARQEVRWSALNGCRLVLQDYASGSRPLIDSALRQQGVEAQVVQEIGHPATLFPMVAEGIGISIFPALALPLPEGGRLRVRRLVPEINRALMLVRRKNRSLTPAAEAIWQVARQQAALLHQRRQENAEY; encoded by the coding sequence ATGAATTACTCACTCAAACAGCTGCGGGTGTTCGTCGCTGTCGCCCGCCACGGCAGCTTCAGCCGCGCCGGTGAGGCGATCGGCCTGACGCAATCGGCGGTCAGCCACAGCGTGAAAGAGTTGGAGGCGGAGGTCGGCGTGCGCCTGCTGGATCGCACCACGCGTGAAGTGGTGTTGACCGACGCCGGCCTGCGGCTGGCCAACCGGGTCGAACGGCTGCTGGACGAACTGCAGGCCGCGTTGCTGGATGCGCGCAGCTTTGGCGTACAGCGCAGCGGCACGGTGCGGGTGGCGACCAGCCAGACCATTTCCGCCCATCTGATGCCGCAGTGCATCGCCGCCGGCGAGCGCCAATACCCGGAGATCCGCATCATGCTGCGCGATCAGGCGCAGCAGCAGGTGCTGCACAGCGTGCGCAATGCCGAGGTGGATTTCGGCATCGTGGTCGATCCGGTGCAGGCGGTGGATTTGGAGTGCGAAGCGGTGCTGCATGAACCGTTCCTGCTGCTGTGCCGCGACGATCACCCGTTTGCTGCGCGTCAAGAGGTGCGTTGGTCGGCGTTAAACGGCTGCCGCCTGGTGTTGCAGGATTACGCGTCGGGCAGCCGGCCGTTGATCGACAGCGCGCTGAGGCAGCAGGGCGTCGAGGCGCAGGTGGTGCAGGAAATCGGTCATCCGGCTACGCTGTTCCCGATGGTGGCGGAAGGGATTGGCATCAGTATCTTCCCGGCGTTGGCGCTGCCGCTGCCGGAAGGGGGGCGGCTCCGGGTACGGCGGCTGGTGCCGGAGATCAATCGCGCGTTGATGCTGGTGCGGCGCAAGAACCGCTCGCTGACGCCAGCGGCGGAGGCCATCTGGCAGGTGGCGCGTCAGCAGGCGGCGCTGCTGCACCAGCGCCGGCAGGAAAACGCCGAATATTGA
- a CDS encoding bile acid:sodium symporter family protein, whose protein sequence is MRFLPDRFTLTLIATVLLASFLPARGEFVGWLNALTIAAIALLFFMHGAKLSREAILAGSNNWRLHLWVMFSTFIIFPALGMLFAWWAPIDVSPELYAGFIYLCILPATVQSAIAFTSLAGGNVAAAVCSASASSLLGIFVSPLLVGLLMNVHGDTGSLRQVGSIVLQLLVPFVAGHLLRPLIGGWIERHRPLIGKTDQTSILLVVYAAFSEAVTHGIWHQVGIGSLAFIVGGSIVLLAIVLVVNTYMARWLGFSKADEITIVFCGSKKSLANGIPMANILFPAATVGIMVLPLMVFHQVQLMTCAVLAKRYQRKQRAQQAVPNANVQASRG, encoded by the coding sequence ATGAGATTCCTGCCCGATCGTTTTACCCTGACGCTGATCGCCACCGTGCTGCTGGCTTCTTTCCTGCCGGCGCGCGGCGAGTTCGTCGGCTGGCTCAACGCCCTGACCATCGCCGCCATCGCCCTGCTGTTCTTCATGCACGGCGCCAAGCTGTCGCGCGAGGCCATCCTGGCCGGCAGCAATAACTGGCGGCTGCATCTGTGGGTGATGTTCAGCACCTTCATCATTTTTCCGGCGCTGGGGATGCTGTTCGCCTGGTGGGCGCCGATCGACGTCAGCCCCGAGCTGTACGCCGGTTTCATCTACCTGTGCATCCTGCCCGCCACCGTGCAGTCGGCCATCGCCTTCACCTCGCTGGCGGGCGGTAACGTGGCGGCGGCGGTGTGCAGCGCCTCCGCCTCCAGCCTGCTGGGGATCTTCGTATCGCCGCTGTTGGTCGGCCTGCTGATGAACGTGCACGGCGATACCGGCAGCCTGCGGCAGGTGGGCTCGATCGTGCTGCAGCTGCTGGTGCCGTTCGTCGCCGGCCACCTGCTGCGGCCGCTGATCGGCGGCTGGATCGAGCGCCATCGCCCGCTGATCGGCAAAACCGACCAGACCTCGATTCTGCTGGTGGTGTACGCCGCCTTCAGCGAGGCGGTCACGCACGGCATCTGGCATCAGGTGGGGATCGGTTCGCTGGCGTTTATCGTCGGCGGCAGCATCGTGCTGCTGGCGATCGTGCTGGTGGTGAACACCTACATGGCGCGCTGGCTCGGGTTCAGCAAGGCGGACGAGATCACCATCGTGTTCTGCGGTTCGAAGAAAAGCCTGGCGAACGGCATTCCGATGGCCAATATCCTGTTCCCGGCGGCGACGGTGGGGATCATGGTGCTGCCGCTGATGGTGTTCCATCAGGTGCAGCTGATGACCTGTGCGGTGCTGGCGAAAAGGTATCAGCGCAAGCAGCGGGCACAGCAGGCGGTGCCCAACGCCAACGTGCAGGCATCGCGCGGGTAA
- a CDS encoding DUF3820 family protein produces the protein MEKENLLEIANTVMPFGKYQGRVLIDLPEEYLLWFARKGEFPKGKLGMLMEMTLAIKIEGLDHLVKPLKKS, from the coding sequence ATGGAAAAGGAAAACCTGCTGGAGATCGCCAATACCGTGATGCCGTTCGGCAAGTACCAGGGGCGGGTGCTGATCGACCTGCCCGAAGAGTACCTGCTGTGGTTCGCCCGCAAGGGCGAATTCCCCAAAGGCAAGCTCGGCATGCTGATGGAGATGACGTTGGCGATTAAAATCGAAGGGCTTGACCACTTGGTCAAGCCGCTGAAAAAAAGCTGA
- the ligA gene encoding NAD-dependent DNA ligase LigA, which yields MESIIQQINQLRATLRHHEYQYHVLDAPEVPDAEYDRLMRELRELESAHPEWVTADSPTQRVGAAPLAAFDQVRHEVPMLSLDNVFDEESFLAFYKRVQDRLKSSDPLTFCCELKLDGLAVSLLYEDGELVRAATRGDGTTGENITTNVRTIRAIPLRLTGDNIPRRLEVRGEVFMPQAGFEQMNEEARRKDGKVFANPRNAAAGSLRQLDPRITAKRPLTFFCYGVGLLEGGELPRSHFERLMQFKAWGLPVSDRAQRRTGSEEVLAFYRQVEQDRAQLGFDIDGVVIKIDDIDLQETLGFVARAPRWATAFKFPAQEQITVVREVEFQVGRTGAITPVARLEPVLVAGVTVSNATLHNADEIERLGLRIGDTVIVRRAGDVIPQVVGVLEDRRPQDAREVVFPLHCPVCGSDVERVEGEAVARCTGGLICGAQRKEALKHFVSRRALDVEGMGDKIIEQLVDKEYVKNPADLFRLSAGILTGLDRMGPKSAQNLVNALEKSKQTTFARFLYALGIREVGEATAANLAAHFGSLEKLFAADIEALKEVPDVGEVVAKHTRNFLDEALNQQVIDELVGAEIGIHWPAPVVVVAEEIDSPFAGKTVVLTGSLSQLSRDEAKDRLTALGAKVSGSVSKKTDLVIAGEAAGSKLAKAQELGIAVIDEAEMIRLLGD from the coding sequence ATGGAATCGATAATCCAACAAATCAATCAACTACGAGCCACACTGCGCCATCATGAATACCAGTATCATGTGCTGGATGCGCCGGAAGTGCCGGATGCGGAATATGACCGCCTGATGCGCGAACTGCGCGAACTGGAGAGCGCGCATCCGGAGTGGGTCACCGCCGATTCACCGACCCAGCGTGTGGGCGCCGCGCCGCTGGCGGCGTTCGACCAGGTGCGTCACGAAGTGCCGATGCTGTCGCTGGACAACGTGTTCGACGAAGAAAGCTTCCTGGCGTTTTACAAGCGCGTGCAGGATAGGCTCAAAAGCAGCGATCCGCTGACCTTCTGCTGCGAGCTGAAGCTGGACGGCCTGGCGGTCAGCCTGCTGTACGAAGACGGTGAGCTGGTGCGCGCGGCGACGCGCGGCGACGGCACCACCGGCGAGAACATCACCACCAACGTGCGCACCATTCGCGCCATCCCGCTGCGCCTGACCGGCGACAACATCCCGCGCCGGCTGGAAGTGCGCGGCGAGGTGTTCATGCCGCAGGCCGGTTTTGAACAGATGAACGAAGAGGCGAGGCGCAAAGACGGCAAGGTGTTCGCCAACCCGCGCAACGCCGCCGCCGGTTCGCTGCGCCAGCTCGATCCGCGCATTACCGCCAAACGCCCGCTGACCTTCTTCTGCTACGGCGTCGGCCTGCTGGAAGGCGGCGAGCTGCCGCGCAGCCACTTTGAGCGCCTGATGCAGTTCAAGGCCTGGGGCCTGCCGGTCAGCGATCGCGCCCAACGCCGCACCGGCAGCGAGGAAGTGCTGGCGTTTTATCGCCAGGTCGAGCAGGACCGCGCGCAGCTCGGTTTCGACATCGACGGCGTGGTGATCAAGATTGACGATATCGATCTGCAGGAAACGCTGGGCTTCGTGGCGCGTGCGCCGCGCTGGGCGACGGCGTTCAAATTCCCGGCGCAGGAGCAGATCACCGTGGTGCGCGAAGTGGAGTTTCAGGTTGGCCGCACCGGCGCGATTACGCCGGTGGCGCGCCTTGAGCCGGTGCTGGTAGCCGGGGTGACCGTCAGCAACGCCACCTTGCACAACGCCGATGAAATTGAGCGTCTGGGGCTGCGCATCGGCGATACGGTGATCGTGCGCCGCGCCGGCGACGTCATCCCGCAGGTGGTGGGGGTGCTGGAAGATCGTCGGCCACAGGATGCGCGCGAAGTGGTGTTCCCGCTGCACTGCCCGGTGTGCGGCTCCGACGTTGAGCGCGTGGAAGGCGAGGCGGTAGCGCGCTGCACCGGCGGTCTTATCTGCGGCGCGCAGCGCAAAGAGGCGTTGAAGCACTTCGTTTCCCGCCGCGCGCTGGACGTTGAAGGCATGGGCGACAAGATCATCGAGCAGCTGGTGGACAAAGAGTACGTGAAGAACCCGGCCGATCTGTTCCGTCTGTCCGCCGGCATTCTGACCGGCCTGGATCGCATGGGGCCGAAATCGGCGCAGAACCTGGTCAATGCGCTGGAGAAATCCAAACAGACCACCTTCGCTCGCTTCCTGTATGCGCTGGGCATTCGCGAGGTCGGCGAGGCGACCGCCGCCAACCTGGCGGCGCATTTCGGATCGCTCGAGAAGCTGTTCGCCGCCGATATCGAGGCGCTGAAAGAGGTGCCGGACGTCGGCGAAGTGGTGGCCAAACACACCCGCAATTTCCTCGATGAAGCGCTCAATCAGCAGGTGATCGACGAGCTGGTGGGCGCCGAGATCGGCATCCACTGGCCGGCGCCGGTGGTGGTGGTCGCGGAAGAGATAGACAGCCCGTTCGCCGGCAAAACCGTGGTACTGACCGGCTCGCTGAGCCAGCTGTCGCGCGACGAGGCCAAAGATCGCCTGACGGCGCTGGGCGCCAAGGTCAGCGGCAGCGTGTCGAAGAAAACCGATTTGGTGATCGCCGGCGAAGCGGCCGGCTCCAAGCTGGCGAAGGCGCAGGAGCTGGGTATCGCCGTGATCGACGAAGCGGAAATGATCCGCCTGCTGGGTGACTGA
- the zipA gene encoding cell division protein ZipA, with protein sequence MMQDLRLILIVVGAIAIIALLLHGLWTSRKERSALFRDRPAKRSQKEREQTPIDDLEEGVGEVRVRAAHPQDEPSFGHFDAAREEPVAAPKPAPAAAPAPRAVQPAAHQTPPPLSQRPEYDDILLNNYAPDEEQAEPQQPQPAARREPRVDDLPHEHEAPQGAEPAFHAEPAPVQQAPEVKPAQQPVPQPQQPAAAPIQAKLKETVLVLHVAAHQGGVIGGEVLLQSVLQAGFQFGEMGIFHRHISPAGSGPVLFSLANMVKPGSFDPDMMSDFSTPGVSMFMMVPSYGDANQNFKLMLQSAQRIADDVGGVVLDDERRMMTPQKLETYKARIREVLENNA encoded by the coding sequence ATGATGCAGGATTTGCGTCTGATATTAATCGTTGTTGGCGCGATCGCCATAATAGCGCTGTTATTGCACGGTCTGTGGACCAGTCGCAAAGAACGGTCAGCGCTCTTCCGCGATCGCCCAGCCAAACGTTCCCAAAAGGAACGTGAACAAACTCCGATCGACGATCTCGAAGAAGGCGTCGGTGAGGTGCGCGTACGCGCCGCTCACCCGCAAGACGAGCCGTCATTTGGCCATTTCGATGCCGCACGCGAAGAACCCGTGGCCGCGCCGAAGCCCGCTCCGGCGGCTGCGCCTGCGCCCCGCGCCGTTCAGCCGGCTGCCCATCAGACGCCGCCTCCGCTGTCTCAGCGGCCGGAGTATGATGACATCCTGCTGAACAACTACGCGCCGGACGAAGAACAGGCCGAGCCGCAGCAACCGCAACCGGCCGCGCGCCGTGAGCCGCGCGTCGACGATCTGCCGCATGAACATGAGGCGCCGCAGGGGGCGGAACCGGCATTCCACGCCGAGCCGGCCCCTGTGCAGCAAGCGCCGGAAGTGAAGCCGGCGCAGCAGCCTGTGCCACAGCCACAACAGCCGGCGGCTGCGCCCATTCAGGCCAAGCTGAAAGAGACCGTGCTGGTGCTGCACGTCGCGGCCCATCAGGGCGGCGTAATCGGCGGCGAAGTGCTGCTGCAGAGCGTGTTGCAGGCGGGCTTCCAGTTTGGCGAGATGGGCATCTTCCACCGCCATATCAGCCCGGCCGGCAGCGGCCCGGTGCTGTTCAGCCTGGCGAACATGGTCAAGCCGGGGTCGTTCGATCCTGACATGATGTCCGATTTCTCCACGCCGGGCGTGTCGATGTTCATGATGGTGCCGTCTTACGGCGACGCCAATCAGAACTTCAAGCTGATGCTGCAGTCGGCACAGCGCATCGCCGACGACGTGGGCGGCGTGGTGCTGGACGACGAGCGCCGCATGATGACGCCGCAGAAGCTGGAAACCTACAAAGCGCGTATCCGTGAAGTGTTGGAAAACAACGCCTGA
- the cysZ gene encoding sulfate transporter CysZ — translation MSYTQPPARSTSGIHYFAEGWRLISRPGIKRYVVLPLLVNVLLMGSAFWWLFSRLGDWIPAMMSHVPDWLQWLSYLLWPLAVISVLLVFSYLFSTITNLIAAPFCGLLAEQLEGSLTGKPLPDTGLLGIAKDLPRIMAREWRKLMYYLPRALLLLALYFVPGIGQTVAPVLWFLFSAWMLAIQYCDYPFDNHKVSFADMRRALRQHKTDNLQFGALVSLFTMIPILNLVILPVAVCGATAMWVDRYRSQFVR, via the coding sequence ATGTCCTATACGCAGCCCCCTGCCCGCTCAACCAGCGGCATTCACTATTTCGCCGAAGGCTGGCGCCTGATTTCGCGCCCGGGGATTAAACGCTATGTGGTCCTGCCGTTGCTGGTCAACGTGCTGCTGATGGGCTCCGCTTTCTGGTGGCTGTTCAGCCGGCTCGGCGACTGGATCCCGGCGATGATGAGCCACGTTCCCGACTGGCTGCAATGGTTGAGCTACCTGCTGTGGCCGCTGGCGGTCATTTCGGTGCTGCTGGTGTTCAGCTATCTGTTCAGCACCATCACCAATCTGATTGCGGCGCCGTTCTGCGGCCTGCTGGCCGAGCAGCTCGAAGGCAGCCTGACCGGCAAACCGCTGCCGGACACCGGCCTGCTCGGCATCGCCAAAGATCTGCCACGCATCATGGCGCGCGAATGGCGCAAGCTGATGTATTACCTGCCGCGCGCGCTGCTGCTGCTGGCGTTGTACTTCGTGCCCGGCATCGGCCAGACGGTGGCGCCGGTGCTATGGTTCCTGTTCAGCGCCTGGATGCTGGCGATCCAGTATTGCGACTATCCGTTTGACAACCACAAGGTGAGCTTTGCCGACATGCGCCGCGCCTTACGCCAGCACAAAACCGACAACCTGCAGTTCGGCGCGCTGGTCAGCCTGTTCACCATGATCCCGATCCTCAACCTGGTGATCCTGCCGGTCGCCGTCTGCGGCGCCACCGCGATGTGGGTCGATCGCTACCGCTCGCAATTCGTCCGATAA